A single window of Flavobacterium aestivum DNA harbors:
- a CDS encoding PorP/SprF family type IX secretion system membrane protein: protein MKTKLFSFVLMFTAIASFAQQDAQYTQYMYNTINVNPAYAGTRGALSIFALHRTQWVGLDGAPITNTVSVNTPFNNSRVGLGVSIVNDEIGPSTNNSISADLSYYIPLSESCKLSFGIKGTANIFSIDVTKLNPGDQTDPQFQNIDNDFSPNIGAGIYLHSQKAYVGFSIPNFIETNAYNDNEVAIYKEKINYYLIGGYVFDLNSSIKFKPTFMAKVTEGAPLQFDISGNFLFNEKFTVGVAYRWSASVSAMAGFQISDGFYIGYAYDFETTALDNYNSGSHEIFLRYEIFKKNSKMSTPRFF, encoded by the coding sequence ATGAAAACAAAATTATTCTCTTTCGTTTTGATGTTTACAGCCATTGCAAGTTTTGCGCAGCAAGATGCACAATATACCCAATATATGTATAACACAATAAATGTAAATCCTGCCTATGCGGGTACAAGAGGTGCATTAAGTATTTTTGCCCTGCATCGTACGCAATGGGTTGGTCTTGATGGAGCCCCGATTACCAATACTGTCTCTGTAAATACCCCTTTTAATAACAGCAGGGTTGGATTGGGAGTCTCTATTGTCAATGATGAAATTGGTCCTTCCACCAACAATTCCATATCTGCGGACCTATCCTACTATATCCCCCTTTCTGAATCCTGTAAACTCTCTTTTGGTATCAAAGGAACTGCAAATATTTTTAGCATTGATGTTACCAAATTGAATCCTGGTGATCAAACCGACCCTCAATTTCAAAACATTGACAATGACTTTTCTCCCAACATTGGAGCAGGTATTTACCTGCATTCCCAAAAGGCCTATGTAGGGTTTTCGATCCCGAATTTTATAGAAACTAATGCCTATAACGACAATGAAGTGGCTATTTATAAAGAAAAGATAAACTACTATTTAATTGGTGGGTATGTTTTTGATCTGAATTCTTCCATAAAATTCAAACCTACTTTTATGGCCAAAGTGACTGAGGGTGCCCCATTACAATTTGATATTTCCGGTAACTTTCTCTTCAATGAAAAATTTACTGTGGGGGTTGCCTACAGATGGAGCGCCTCTGTGAGTGCCATGGCTGGGTTTCAAATCTCTGACGGGTTCTATATAGGTTACGCCTATGATTTTGAAACTACTGCTCTGGATAATTACAATTCCGGATCTCATGAGATATTCTTGCGTTATGAAATATTCAAGAAAAACAGTAAAATGTCTACCCCTAGATTTTTCTAG
- a CDS encoding OmpA family protein — protein MKNNILLYLMILGLFSFNNYAQKGKVSNADKKYDNYAYIDAIKTYERVSNKGYKSAEMYQKLGNAYFFNAELDKAAKWYGELFAITSSVDPEYYYRYAHCLRSIGENDKANEMLKLYNEKSKDPAKGETYIKEVNYLDKIKANSGRYKVKDAGVNSKYSDYGSSFYNGKLVFTSSRDTGSLGQRKHTWTDQYFTNLYICDLTGDSLTPGPPKKFAPGVKSKFHEASAVFTKDGNTMYFTRNNYLEGKKGKDDNKITLVKIYKASYAKNDWTNVTELPFNSDNYSTAHPALSPDEKTLYFASDMPGTLGESDIFKVSINSDGTYGIPVNLGKTINTPGKETFPFVTDDNEIYFASDTHSGLGGLDVFVSQIKEDGTFGPVQNVGAEVNSPKDDFAYLIDTKSRIGFFSSNRDNGKGYDDIYKFLETRPIKCKYELNGTTSELATNEMLPKSKVSLYDDQHKLLKTTESDDKGYYSFDIEGEKTYSVRAEKEEYTTTEKTVTIAEKDCKTQLNLTFEKALCKVAVGDDLGKCFGIKWIYFEFDKSDIKPVAALDLAKILDVMAEYPNMKIDIRSHTDSRGSAKYNEGLSDRRAKSTREWLIKNGINPNRLSSKGYGESLLYNNCSDGVKCTEEEHQQNRRSEFIITAL, from the coding sequence ATGAAAAATAACATTCTACTCTACCTGATGATACTCGGTCTTTTTTCATTTAACAATTATGCCCAAAAGGGCAAGGTATCTAATGCGGATAAAAAATATGATAACTATGCTTATATAGATGCCATAAAGACCTATGAGCGAGTATCCAACAAAGGATACAAATCGGCTGAGATGTACCAGAAATTAGGCAATGCCTATTTCTTCAATGCTGAGTTGGACAAAGCCGCCAAATGGTATGGGGAACTCTTTGCCATAACCTCTTCTGTAGATCCGGAATACTATTATCGTTATGCCCATTGCTTGCGATCTATTGGGGAGAATGATAAAGCCAATGAAATGCTGAAACTCTACAATGAGAAATCCAAGGATCCCGCCAAAGGAGAAACCTACATCAAAGAGGTGAACTATCTCGATAAAATAAAAGCCAATTCCGGCAGATATAAAGTCAAAGATGCCGGTGTGAACTCTAAATATTCCGATTACGGTAGCTCCTTTTATAACGGAAAACTCGTTTTTACTTCCTCCAGAGATACCGGTAGCTTAGGGCAAAGAAAACATACCTGGACCGATCAATATTTTACTAACCTTTATATCTGCGATCTAACCGGAGACTCCCTAACCCCAGGACCTCCTAAAAAGTTTGCCCCTGGAGTGAAATCAAAATTCCATGAAGCGAGTGCTGTTTTTACCAAAGACGGCAATACCATGTATTTTACCAGAAATAATTATCTGGAAGGCAAAAAAGGGAAAGACGACAATAAAATTACTTTGGTTAAAATATACAAAGCCAGTTATGCCAAAAATGACTGGACCAATGTAACCGAGTTACCCTTTAACAGCGATAACTACAGTACAGCACACCCTGCCCTTAGTCCCGATGAGAAAACATTGTACTTTGCATCGGACATGCCGGGTACTTTAGGGGAATCGGATATTTTTAAGGTTAGTATCAATAGCGATGGGACTTATGGCATTCCGGTGAATTTAGGCAAAACCATCAATACGCCCGGTAAGGAAACCTTTCCGTTTGTTACAGATGACAATGAAATCTATTTTGCATCCGATACCCATTCCGGTCTTGGCGGACTCGATGTATTTGTATCCCAAATCAAGGAGGACGGAACTTTTGGTCCGGTACAAAATGTGGGCGCCGAGGTAAACTCCCCTAAAGATGATTTTGCCTATCTAATTGATACTAAAAGTAGAATCGGGTTCTTCTCCTCCAATAGGGACAACGGCAAAGGGTATGATGATATCTATAAATTCCTGGAAACAAGACCCATAAAATGCAAATATGAGTTAAACGGTACCACTTCTGAATTGGCAACCAACGAAATGCTTCCCAAATCTAAGGTCTCCCTATATGACGATCAGCACAAATTGCTTAAAACCACCGAATCCGATGATAAAGGATACTATTCCTTTGATATTGAAGGGGAAAAAACCTATAGCGTAAGAGCCGAAAAAGAAGAATATACCACTACCGAAAAAACGGTAACCATTGCCGAGAAAGACTGTAAAACCCAACTCAACCTTACTTTCGAAAAAGCGCTATGTAAAGTGGCCGTTGGAGATGACTTAGGTAAATGCTTTGGCATCAAATGGATTTATTTTGAATTTGATAAATCCGACATTAAACCAGTAGCCGCTTTGGATCTTGCCAAAATATTGGACGTAATGGCCGAGTATCCAAACATGAAAATCGACATCCGCTCTCATACCGATAGTAGAGGTAGCGCCAAATACAACGAAGGCTTGTCCGACAGAAGAGCCAAATCTACCAGAGAATGGCTTATCAAAAACGGTATCAACCCTAACCGATTATCCAGCAAAGGATATGGGGAAAGTCTATTGTATAACAACTGCTCCGATGGCGTAAAATGTACCGAAGAAGAACACCAACAAAACAGACGCAGCGAATTTATTATCACAGCATTATAA
- a CDS encoding tetratricopeptide repeat protein produces the protein MKKKILIYIAIANILSLNGFAQIVQLDTSVKKKADNQINARTGTMTSSVKTVKTVKTVKSYHVVETINLTFGGHTTTYDVPDPKLINTFDLGPNNTRVITVIDKIVEQNTQVVTPVEPQLKQETKETTPVKTPIKEETKEAIPIEPLVKQETAIAAPVETKVESVGSIGSKNIDPLRDRLKINTHIDSPKKMGDYAYIDIVKTYERVTEKGYKSIFMLKKVCNAYFFNDEFEKAAKCYAELFALTTDVEPEYYYRYAISLKAIGEDKKASENLKKYNELSGNRIK, from the coding sequence ATGAAAAAGAAGATACTTATTTACATAGCCATAGCAAATATTCTCTCATTGAATGGTTTTGCCCAAATCGTTCAGCTTGACACAAGCGTGAAAAAAAAAGCGGACAACCAAATAAATGCCAGAACCGGAACAATGACCTCTTCCGTAAAAACGGTTAAAACGGTAAAGACTGTAAAATCGTATCATGTAGTAGAAACCATTAACTTAACATTTGGAGGACACACCACCACTTATGACGTACCGGATCCTAAATTAATCAACACCTTCGATTTGGGTCCCAACAACACCCGGGTTATAACTGTTATAGATAAAATCGTAGAGCAAAATACCCAGGTTGTAACTCCAGTAGAGCCCCAACTGAAACAGGAAACCAAAGAAACAACACCGGTTAAAACCCCAATAAAAGAGGAAACAAAGGAAGCGATTCCGATAGAGCCCCTAGTGAAACAGGAAACCGCGATAGCCGCTCCGGTAGAGACCAAAGTTGAATCCGTTGGTTCTATTGGATCTAAAAATATTGATCCTTTACGTGACCGATTAAAGATCAATACCCATATTGACAGCCCCAAGAAGATGGGTGATTACGCTTATATCGATATTGTAAAAACCTACGAAAGAGTTACCGAGAAAGGATATAAATCCATTTTTATGCTCAAAAAAGTATGCAATGCCTATTTCTTCAATGATGAATTTGAGAAAGCCGCCAAATGTTATGCCGAGTTATTTGCCCTAACCACCGATGTGGAACCTGAATACTATTACCGCTACGCCATCTCCCTAAAAGCGATTGGGGAAGATAAAAAGGCCAGTGAAAATTTGAAAAAATACAATGAATTATCCGGAAATCGCATCAAGTAA
- a CDS encoding DUF7507 domain-containing protein has protein sequence MEPILPQKKLKQTLILVLLLLLVSFANGYAQDASEGDYCPGPGAIGDEYATGIVFSQEITSSPSSTCQIGTVFAKVITQDQVLRLGMNIGNGGSALFRLYLDTDNNPTTGLTSDSFGGSLGVAGAEYILELNSNGSGFVLYSGNGSTKTPLAINNGLAAANGSSTGCNAGGGQFLEFNIPFGSIGINICDPNNPGLINLTKLASVSGNSPSSSRCIDVPLSFGIPLKGSVAPDANVCEGVNNTVLNVSGLTSNATVTKWQYSINGGSTWNDIPNTTTTYTAVNLTVTTKYRAVIKDNGLCLNTFNTSEATITVTPLPTDAEAGNNQAQCNNGNFTLSGNIPTIGTGTWTVVSGTANITSIHLATSGVTGVPAGTTAVLKWKIVNGTCSTEDTVSLTNDLAPTAASAGNNQTNCNNGSFTLAGNAASVGTGTWTVVSGTAIIANIHLATSGVTGVPAGTAAVLKWKIVNGTCSTEDDVVLTNDAAPIAVAGPNQTKCNTSTFTMAAVPSVGTGVWSFVGASGTAVITSPSLATTTVTSVPVNQNITLRWTETNGTCPSSTDDVIIKNDGAPIASAGGGSQTICSNSSATVSGATASNGTILWTENGAGTLSNATTLTPTYTAVAADEGKTVTLTMTVTSNNTCGSAKATSTYLIHVDPTLTISGTLNVCVNSTTQLSASATGAASDAWVSSNPSVATVSATGLVSGVSNGTAVITFTNATGCQKSATVTVNSLPVPPISGGNITECMAPSIQTLTATATAPAGQHVDWYTSATGGSPISSPTLNTVGTITYYAQAVNNITSCVSSTRTPVVLTINSCSLKITKDGTYQDTNADGITNIGDNVIYNFVVTNTSNVTMTNITVTDINAVVSGGPIASLAPGATDSTTFTAIHAITQSDIDSGIVYNWSKVTGTPPTGDDISSMSTDPTPCTTCPINPQCPDCTITPLTQTPKIALVKTNNIEVGPNGCAVLAVGDVVTYTFAVTNPGNVSLHNITVTDPHTGLSAIALQSGDSNNNNILEVTETWIYKATYTVTQADIDNGSITNQASVSGTAPNNATVSDQSGDSPTGDNPNVIPICTNAGIRLVKTNDIEVGPNGCSTLAVGDVVTYTFTVTNSGIVSLHNITVTDLHPGLSAIALQSGDSNNNNILEVTETWIYKATYTVTQADIDNGSITNQASVSGTAPNDTVVSDQSGDSPAGDNPNVITFCITPGLTVTKTTTTASFSAVGDVINYTINVKNTGNTTLHQITVKDPLTGLDTVIETLAPGASLDYTQSYTVTQEDLDKGSVINVAKADGLTPTNTPVSATDDETVNESAHPIDAVDDNAGTIVGVNQITPNVINVFTNDTLNAAAVNPADVILTTVTPNPFLQLNPDGSIDVLADAPVGPQTLVYQICEKLNNTNCDSATVTVNIEAPSMTISGEGICINDVPYFSYTATANNFTPVNGLTLTWTDSKNNVVSTMTNLPLSGKVLWPGATVDQNGNGTDWPGWVLEGQKWIEAPDGFENTRPTASVTFTLNPSETIVVNYPPSDPLCTARPTFLIDAVDDTASTVDGLHGVKNILNVFNNDTLNTVAVNPADVTLSILVPDPNGAITLNPDGSVDVKENAPSGTYTLTYQICEIADAGNCDSALVTITVVNTPLVIQATNDTFSVTQCSVLEGVRNALSNDLLNGVVANPADFKFKLLTALGQFITIDEQGNITIANNVAAGQYVFDYQICEAANPNNCSTATITINVAGIESVTITIPSDRSPCNADTTPVDLFTFLPEGTPRDGVWVDSDHTGAVNGNILNAFGLPISTYHFEYKIAGDCPRSIFLVLNINDDCKVLPCKSLVIHNAFTSNEDGRNDYFQIDNLDDNDCYKNIRLEVFNRWGVLVFEKDNYNNGSNAFRGYSEGRTTINKREGLPTGTYFYILSYDTSDGLGKPQSVKKDGYLYLIK, from the coding sequence ATGGAACCAATTTTACCTCAAAAAAAACTAAAACAAACCTTAATTTTGGTTTTACTACTTTTATTAGTCTCTTTCGCAAATGGATATGCTCAAGATGCCTCTGAAGGAGATTACTGCCCGGGTCCTGGAGCAATTGGTGATGAATATGCCACTGGAATAGTTTTTAGCCAAGAAATAACGTCAAGTCCATCATCTACATGTCAAATAGGAACAGTCTTTGCTAAGGTCATTACCCAAGATCAAGTACTAAGATTAGGGATGAATATTGGTAATGGAGGTTCGGCGCTTTTCCGACTATATCTAGATACCGATAATAACCCTACAACTGGATTAACATCAGATTCATTTGGCGGTAGTTTAGGTGTAGCTGGTGCTGAGTATATTTTAGAGCTTAATTCAAATGGTAGTGGCTTCGTTCTATATTCTGGAAACGGAAGTACTAAAACTCCTCTAGCCATTAATAATGGACTTGCTGCTGCAAACGGTAGCTCTACGGGTTGTAATGCTGGTGGAGGTCAATTTTTAGAATTCAATATTCCTTTTGGCAGTATTGGCATAAATATTTGTGATCCAAATAACCCAGGTTTAATCAATCTTACAAAATTAGCCTCTGTTAGTGGTAACTCACCTTCTTCAAGTAGATGTATAGATGTCCCTCTTAGTTTTGGAATACCATTAAAAGGATCTGTTGCTCCAGATGCAAATGTATGTGAAGGAGTTAATAACACAGTCTTAAATGTAAGCGGTCTTACCAGCAATGCCACAGTTACTAAATGGCAATACAGCATAAATGGCGGCTCTACATGGAATGACATTCCTAATACAACAACTACTTATACAGCAGTTAATTTAACTGTAACTACCAAATACAGAGCGGTTATAAAAGATAATGGTTTGTGTCTAAATACATTTAACACAAGTGAAGCAACAATAACTGTAACCCCTTTGCCTACTGATGCAGAAGCCGGTAACAATCAAGCACAGTGCAACAATGGGAACTTTACACTTTCAGGTAATATCCCAACTATAGGTACAGGTACATGGACTGTTGTAAGCGGAACAGCAAACATAACTAGTATACATTTAGCAACATCTGGTGTAACTGGCGTACCAGCAGGAACTACGGCCGTACTAAAATGGAAAATTGTAAATGGAACTTGCAGCACCGAGGATACAGTGTCATTAACCAATGATCTTGCTCCAACTGCAGCATCAGCAGGTAATAATCAAACCAACTGTAATAACGGAAGTTTTACACTTGCAGGTAATGCTGCATCTGTAGGTACTGGCACATGGACAGTAGTTAGCGGAACAGCAATTATTGCTAATATACATTTAGCAACATCTGGTGTAACTGGTGTACCAGCGGGAACTGCTGCCGTACTGAAATGGAAAATTGTAAATGGAACTTGCAGCACTGAAGACGATGTAGTTTTGACCAATGATGCTGCACCAATTGCTGTAGCTGGCCCAAACCAGACAAAATGTAACACAAGTACTTTTACCATGGCTGCTGTTCCTTCTGTAGGAACGGGAGTTTGGAGTTTTGTTGGAGCATCAGGAACAGCCGTGATTACTTCGCCATCTTTGGCAACAACAACTGTAACATCAGTTCCGGTTAATCAAAATATAACTCTCCGTTGGACAGAAACTAATGGAACATGCCCTAGTAGTACAGACGACGTGATTATTAAAAATGATGGAGCACCAATAGCATCTGCTGGAGGCGGAAGCCAAACCATCTGTTCCAACTCTTCTGCAACAGTAAGTGGAGCTACAGCCTCAAACGGAACTATACTTTGGACAGAAAATGGTGCAGGTACTTTAAGTAATGCAACTACTTTGACTCCAACCTATACTGCTGTTGCTGCCGATGAGGGAAAAACCGTGACCTTGACTATGACCGTAACCAGTAATAATACTTGTGGAAGTGCCAAAGCTACATCAACCTATCTCATTCATGTAGATCCAACACTAACAATTTCAGGTACACTTAATGTATGTGTAAACTCAACTACACAATTGTCTGCATCTGCAACAGGAGCTGCTTCTGATGCATGGGTATCATCTAATCCTTCAGTTGCCACTGTTTCTGCTACAGGATTGGTAAGTGGTGTGTCTAATGGTACAGCTGTGATTACTTTTACTAATGCTACTGGTTGTCAAAAATCTGCAACTGTAACAGTAAATAGTCTGCCAGTTCCACCAATTTCCGGAGGCAACATAACCGAATGTATGGCTCCTTCAATACAAACATTAACAGCTACAGCCACAGCCCCTGCAGGTCAGCATGTTGATTGGTATACCTCTGCAACTGGAGGTAGTCCTATAAGCAGCCCAACTCTAAATACTGTAGGAACTATTACCTATTACGCTCAAGCTGTAAATAATATCACTTCTTGTGTGAGTTCTACTCGTACTCCAGTAGTCTTAACCATAAACTCATGCTCGCTTAAAATTACGAAAGATGGAACCTATCAAGATACCAATGCAGATGGCATAACTAATATTGGAGATAACGTAATATATAATTTTGTTGTAACCAATACTAGTAACGTAACTATGACAAACATTACAGTTACGGATATTAATGCTGTTGTTTCTGGTGGCCCAATTGCTTCTCTTGCCCCTGGTGCCACAGATAGTACGACTTTTACCGCGATTCATGCAATAACACAAAGTGATATAGATTCTGGAATTGTTTATAACTGGTCTAAAGTTACTGGAACTCCTCCTACTGGTGATGATATATCATCTATGTCTACTGATCCTACACCTTGTACAACTTGCCCTATTAACCCTCAATGTCCAGATTGTACTATCACACCTTTGACTCAAACACCTAAAATCGCTTTAGTAAAAACCAACAACATAGAAGTTGGACCAAACGGATGCGCTGTCCTAGCGGTTGGCGATGTGGTAACCTATACCTTTGCAGTGACCAATCCGGGTAATGTGAGTTTACATAATATAACTGTTACCGACCCACATACCGGCTTATCTGCCATAGCACTACAAAGCGGAGATAGCAATAACAACAATATACTTGAGGTTACCGAAACCTGGATTTATAAAGCCACCTATACCGTAACCCAAGCCGATATTGATAACGGAAGCATTACCAATCAGGCTTCGGTTAGTGGTACCGCGCCTAATAATGCCACAGTGAGTGACCAATCCGGTGATTCCCCAACAGGTGATAATCCTAACGTAATCCCTATTTGTACTAACGCTGGTATTCGTTTAGTAAAAACCAATGACATCGAAGTGGGACCAAACGGATGCTCTACTCTAGCCGTTGGCGATGTGGTAACCTATACCTTTACGGTGACCAATTCCGGTATTGTGAGTTTGCACAACATAACTGTTACTGACCTTCATCCTGGCTTATCTGCCATAGCGCTACAAAGCGGTGATAGCAATAACAATAACATACTGGAGGTTACCGAAACCTGGATTTATAAAGCCACTTATACTGTAACCCAAGCCGATATCGATAACGGAAGCATTACCAATCAGGCTTCGGTTAGTGGTACCGCGCCTAATGATACTGTAGTGAGTGATCAATCCGGTGATTCACCAGCAGGTGATAATCCTAATGTAATTACGTTTTGTATTACTCCTGGATTAACCGTTACCAAAACAACCACAACTGCCAGTTTTAGCGCCGTTGGTGATGTAATTAACTATACCATAAACGTAAAAAATACAGGTAATACCACATTGCACCAAATAACCGTAAAAGACCCATTAACCGGACTTGATACTGTTATAGAAACCCTAGCTCCGGGTGCCAGTTTAGACTACACCCAAAGCTATACAGTAACTCAAGAGGATCTAGACAAAGGATCCGTTATCAATGTAGCCAAAGCTGATGGATTAACTCCTACCAATACGCCTGTGAGTGCCACCGATGATGAAACTGTAAACGAGAGTGCCCATCCTATTGATGCCGTTGATGATAATGCCGGTACCATTGTCGGGGTGAACCAAATCACGCCTAATGTGATCAATGTATTTACCAATGATACTTTAAACGCAGCTGCGGTTAATCCTGCCGATGTTATTCTAACCACTGTAACACCTAACCCATTCCTGCAATTAAATCCGGATGGTTCTATAGATGTGTTGGCTGATGCCCCTGTGGGTCCTCAAACATTGGTGTACCAAATCTGTGAAAAACTAAACAACACCAATTGTGATTCTGCCACTGTAACGGTAAACATAGAAGCGCCAAGCATGACCATCTCCGGAGAAGGGATCTGTATCAACGATGTGCCTTACTTTAGTTATACTGCCACTGCCAATAACTTTACTCCGGTAAATGGTTTAACATTGACTTGGACTGACAGCAAAAACAACGTTGTTAGCACTATGACCAACTTACCGCTAAGCGGAAAAGTGTTATGGCCTGGGGCTACTGTGGATCAAAACGGCAATGGTACCGATTGGCCTGGTTGGGTTCTAGAGGGTCAAAAATGGATTGAAGCCCCTGATGGTTTTGAAAACACACGACCTACTGCATCGGTAACATTTACCTTAAACCCTAGTGAAACTATTGTTGTTAACTACCCTCCTTCTGATCCGTTGTGTACCGCCAGACCAACATTCTTAATCGATGCGGTAGATGATACTGCCAGTACCGTAGATGGATTGCATGGGGTGAAAAACATATTGAATGTCTTTAATAATGACACCTTAAACACCGTTGCGGTTAATCCGGCCGATGTTACCTTATCGATTTTGGTTCCTGATCCTAACGGAGCTATCACTCTAAACCCCGATGGATCTGTTGATGTAAAAGAGAATGCTCCTAGCGGTACCTATACCTTAACCTATCAAATATGCGAAATAGCGGATGCCGGTAATTGTGATTCTGCTCTGGTTACCATTACTGTTGTAAATACCCCTCTTGTTATTCAAGCCACAAACGACACCTTTAGCGTTACGCAATGTTCTGTTCTGGAAGGGGTTCGAAATGCCTTAAGCAATGATTTATTAAATGGTGTGGTAGCCAATCCGGCTGACTTTAAATTCAAATTGCTAACCGCTCTTGGACAATTCATCACCATAGATGAACAAGGTAATATCACCATTGCAAATAATGTGGCTGCGGGACAATACGTCTTCGATTATCAAATCTGTGAGGCTGCTAATCCCAACAATTGTTCTACTGCTACCATTACCATTAATGTGGCTGGAATCGAATCAGTTACCATAACCATTCCAAGTGATAGATCTCCTTGTAATGCTGATACTACTCCGGTGGATTTATTTACTTTCCTTCCTGAGGGAACTCCTAGAGACGGGGTTTGGGTAGACTCTGATCATACCGGAGCTGTAAACGGAAATATCCTTAATGCCTTTGGACTTCCTATTAGCACCTATCATTTTGAATATAAAATTGCCGGGGATTGCCCTAGAAGCATATTCCTTGTACTGAACATTAATGATGATTGTAAAGTGCTTCCTTGTAAAAGCTTAGTGATTCATAATGCTTTCACTTCGAATGAGGATGGTAGAAATGATTATTTCCAAATTGATAATCTGGACGACAACGATTGTTACAAAAACATCAGACTTGAGGTTTTCAACCGTTGGGGTGTTTTAGTATTCGAGAAAGACAATTATAATAATGGCAGCAATGCTTTTAGAGGATATTCAGAAGGTAGAACTACCATCAATAAAAGAGAAGGTTTACCAACCGGTACCTATTTCTATATCTTAAGCTATGATACTAGCGATGGTCTTGGTAAACCGCAAAGTGTTAAAAAAGATGGTTATCTCTATTTAATCAAATAA
- a CDS encoding SixA phosphatase family protein: protein MKNLILVRHAKSSWESPLHDKDRPLTAQGMKSAHLVSSHIKKFLPKTYNVWSSTAERALETAMIFAQNISFPLDSILYKDELYTFDERKLEKVIKTSNNDYENIIIFGHNEAITNFVNKFGNVFIDNVPTAGFVHIEFDSDTWDTIEKGHTKKILFPRDLK, encoded by the coding sequence ATGAAAAATTTAATATTAGTACGACATGCAAAGTCAAGTTGGGAATCTCCATTACATGACAAAGACAGACCATTAACAGCTCAAGGCATGAAAAGTGCGCATTTGGTTTCTTCCCATATAAAAAAATTTCTTCCTAAAACCTATAATGTTTGGAGTAGTACGGCAGAAAGAGCATTAGAAACAGCAATGATTTTTGCCCAAAATATATCATTTCCCTTAGATAGTATATTATATAAGGATGAGCTTTATACATTTGATGAAAGAAAATTAGAAAAAGTCATTAAAACCAGTAATAATGATTACGAGAATATTATTATTTTCGGGCATAACGAGGCTATTACAAATTTTGTTAATAAATTTGGAAATGTTTTTATAGATAATGTTCCTACTGCCGGATTTGTTCATATCGAATTCGATTCAGATACCTGGGACACAATCGAAAAAGGCCATACCAAGAAAATACTATTCCCCAGAGATTTAAAATAA